Proteins co-encoded in one Ziziphus jujuba cultivar Dongzao chromosome 9, ASM3175591v1 genomic window:
- the LOC125424304 gene encoding zinc finger BED domain-containing protein DAYSLEEPER-like, translating into MDGLQINLESSSFEMPINLEDVASPMEGVTSGHKVKRKRKLTSKEFNICEIEELGANTQKSQLELYLEEPRMATEIELNVLDYWKANQFCYPEVASMARDLLSIPISTVASESAFSIGGRVLDQFRSSLKPSTVEAIVCTRDWLFGQREKFEAQLEDLTEDVLSCDINKEESSSQCSNYANTQA; encoded by the exons ATGGATGGACTTCAAATAAATCTTGAATCAAGTAGCTTTGAAATGCCTATTAATTTAGAAGATGTTGCAAGTCCTATGGAGGGAGTCACAAGTGGGCATAAAGTGAAACGCAAGAGAAAACTCACTTCAAAG gaatttaatatttgtgaaattgaagagTTAGGTGCCAATACACAAAAATCACAATTAGAGCTTTATTTAGAGGAGCCAAGGATGGCTactgaaattgaattgaatgtgCTTGATTATTGGAAAGCAAATCAGTTTTGTTATCCTGAAGTTGCTTCAATGGCTCGTGATCTATTGAGTATCCCTATATCCACCGTTGCTTCTGAATCTGCTTTTAGCATTGGTGGACGAGTATTAGATCAATTTCGTAGTTCATTAAAGCCTAGCACTGTTGAAGCGATAGTTTGTACAAGAGATTGGTTATTTGGGCAAAgag AAAAATTTGAAGCACAACTTGAGGATCTTACTGAAGATGTTTTGAGCTGTGATATCAATAAAGAAGAATCTTCAAGTCAATGCTCTAATTATGCTAATACTCAAGCATAA